A region of Solanum dulcamara chromosome 7, daSolDulc1.2, whole genome shotgun sequence DNA encodes the following proteins:
- the LOC129896795 gene encoding uncharacterized protein LOC129896795, protein MASTKVQRIMTQPINLIFRFLQSKARIQIWLFEQKDLRIEGRIIGFDEYMNLVLDDAEEVNVKKKTSKQLGRILLKGDNITLMMNTGK, encoded by the exons ATGGCTAGCACTAAAGTTCAAAGGATTATGACCCAGCCCATT AACCTGATTTTCAGGTTTCTTCAGAGC AAAGCTCGGATTCAAATATGGCTTTTTGAGCAGAAGGATCTGAGGATTGAAGGACGTATCATT GGTTTTGATGAGTACATGAATTTAGTTCTGGATGATGCTGAGGAAGTTAATGTGAAGAAGAAAACCAGCAAGCAGTTGG GGCGGATTCTTCTGAAAGGCGATAATATTACTCTGATGATGAACAC GGGGAAATAA
- the LOC129896794 gene encoding uncharacterized protein LOC129896794: MAFLIKFGLTMELLLLSTGLVSTFFMLKKAITPPYLFNMFFVNLSEILNYMKSFLSSPLYICLFINFVVILILTFSKFQHPIMKFLNVFLDNEKDVEHDDIQIHPQAHHQEKEDYMPNRTNSAIAMETVMSFFNRYNSHPDIQDDMSTTTTLPQSQIRWGRTDSAQTTTTTLPQSQTRRDRLRAKAKSAQTTATTTTLPQSQTSWDWSSAKIDSSPRTSHNFPDISHLTEAREIVSPRSSNPLDRERTTRTNCQENIEEGELEDDSLEATWKAIIKKKELRKSLTFNDTFSTSRIGGLRGDISVSTEESNKKFDDFIKKINQERLLQRQESDQRAHNVNMLNLLTS; encoded by the coding sequence ATGGCATTCTTGATAAAGTTTGGACTAACCATGGAGCTTCTTCTCTTATCAACAGGACTTGTTTCTACTTTCTTCATGCTCAAAAAAGCTATTACTCCTCCTTACTTATTTAACATGTTCTTCGTTAATTTAAGTGAAATCTTGAATTATATGAAGAGTTTCTTGTCATCTCCACTTTATATTTGCCTATTCATCAACTTTGTTGTCATACTTATCTTAACTTTCTCCAAATTTCAACACCCAATCATGAAATTCCTCAATGTTTTCCTAGATAATGAAAAGGATGTTGAACATGATGATATCCAGATTCATCCACAAGCACATCATCAAGAAAAAGAGGACTATATGCCCAATAGAACTAATTCAGCAATTGCAATGGAAACCGTTATGTCTTTCTTCAATCGCTACAATTCACATCCAGATATTCAAGATGATATGTCCACAACAACTACTTTGCCTCAGTCGCAAATACGTTGGGGCCGAACTGATAGTGcacaaacaacaacaactactctGCCTCAGTCTCAAACACGTAGGGATCGACTAAGGGCCAAAGCTAAAAGTGCAcaaacaacagcaacaacaactacTCTACCTCAATCTCAAACAAGTTGGGATTGGTCAAGTGCCAAAATTGATAGTAGTCCACGAACATCGCATAATTTTCCAGACATATCTCATTTGACTGAGGCCCGTGAAATCGTTAGTCCACGTTCATCAAATCCACTTGATCGTGAGAGAACTACAAGAACCAATTGTCAAGAAAATATTGAAGAGGGGGAATTAGAGGATGATTCATTGGAGGCGACATGGAAGGCAATCATCAAGAAAAAGGAACTGAGAAAATCATTGACATTTAACGATACTTTTTCGACGTCTCGGATTGGAGGCCTTAGAGGGGACATATCTGTTAGTACAGAGGAATCCAACAAGAAATTCGATGATTTCATAAAGAAAATCAATCAAGAGAGGTTGCTGCAGAGGCAAGAATCTGATCAGCGCGCCCACAATGTTAATATGCTAAATCTGCTTACTAGCTAG